A genomic window from Hypomesus transpacificus isolate Combined female chromosome 15, fHypTra1, whole genome shotgun sequence includes:
- the tpst1 gene encoding protein-tyrosine sulfotransferase 1 isoform X2, with protein sequence MIIGKLKQNLLVACLVISSVTVFYLGRHAMECHHRIEERSQLGSGPGGVLALSSLGGSMRTTLRTGQNLSIPFVYNKDMPLIFIGGVPRSGTTLMRAMLDAHPEVRCGEETRVIPRILAMKQMWSRSGREKMRLDEAGVTDEVLDAAMQAFLLEIIVKHGEPANFLCNKDPFALKSLSYLAKIFPRAKFILMIRDGRASVHSMISRKVTIAGFDLGSYRDCLTKWNRAIETMYTQCLEAADKCLPVHYEQLVLHPEKWMRTLLKFLDIPWNEAVLHHEELIGKAGGVSLSKVERSTDQVIKPVNVEALSKWVGKIPADVLRDMSVIAPMLSRLGYDPHANPPNYGKPDPKVMDNTRRLQKTPERPNPS encoded by the exons ATGATCATCGGCAAACTAAAGCAAAACCTGCTGGTGGCCTGTCTGGTCATCAGCTCCGTCACAGTGTTCTACTTGGGACGTCACGCCATGGAGTGCCACCACCGCATCGAAGAGCGCAGTCAGCTCGGCTCCGGTCCTGGCGGGGTCCTGGCCCTGTCCTCGCTGGGCGGCAGCATGCGGACTACCCTGCGGACGGGCCAGAATCTCAGCATCCCCTTTGTCTACAACAAGGACATGCCACTTATCTTCATTGGCGGCGTCCCCCGTAGTGGCACCACGTTGATGCGCGCCATGCTCGACGCCCACCCAGAGGTGCGCTGTGGCGAGGAGACGCGCGTCATCCCCCGCATCTTGGCCATGAAGCAGATGTGGAGCCGCTCGGGCCGGGAGAAGATGCGTCTGGACGAGGCGGGCGTGACTGATGAGGTGCTGGATGCTGCCATGCAGGCCTTCCTGCTGGAGATCATCGTCAAGCACGGCGAACCAGCCAACTTCCTGTGCAACAAGGACCCTTTTGCACTTAAGTCACTGTCCTACCTGGCCAAGATCTTCCCTCGGGCTAAGTTTATATTGATGATCCGGGATGGCCGTGCTTCGGTCCACTCCATGATCTCACGGAAAGTGACCATTGCCGGCTTTGACCTGGGCAGCTACAGGGACTGCCTCACCAAGTGGAACCGGGCCATAGAGACCATGTACACTCAGTGCCTGGAGGCGGCAGACAAGTGCCTGCCTGTGCACTATGAACAGCTGGTCCTCCACCCAGAGAAGTGGATGAGGACGCTGCTGAAATTCCTCGACATTCCCTGGAATGAAGCGGTGCTCCACCACGAGGAGCTTATCGGGAAGGCCGGAGGAGTGTCCCTTTCCAA GGTTGAACGGTCCACTGATCAGGTGATCAAGCCAGTCAATGTGGAGGCCTTATCCAAGTGGGTGGGCAAGATCCCAGCGGATGTGTTGAGGGACATGTCCGTCATCGCCCCCATGCTGTCTCGACTGGGTTACGACCCCCATGCCAACCCCCCAAACTATGGCAAGCCAGACCCAAAGGTCATGGACAACACCAGGAGG
- the tpst1 gene encoding protein-tyrosine sulfotransferase 1 isoform X1, with protein sequence MIIGKLKQNLLVACLVISSVTVFYLGRHAMECHHRIEERSQLGSGPGGVLALSSLGGSMRTTLRTGQNLSIPFVYNKDMPLIFIGGVPRSGTTLMRAMLDAHPEVRCGEETRVIPRILAMKQMWSRSGREKMRLDEAGVTDEVLDAAMQAFLLEIIVKHGEPANFLCNKDPFALKSLSYLAKIFPRAKFILMIRDGRASVHSMISRKVTIAGFDLGSYRDCLTKWNRAIETMYTQCLEAADKCLPVHYEQLVLHPEKWMRTLLKFLDIPWNEAVLHHEELIGKAGGVSLSKVERSTDQVIKPVNVEALSKWVGKIPADVLRDMSVIAPMLSRLGYDPHANPPNYGKPDPKVMDNTRRVFKGEFQLPEFLREQSQLQKTPERPNPS encoded by the exons ATGATCATCGGCAAACTAAAGCAAAACCTGCTGGTGGCCTGTCTGGTCATCAGCTCCGTCACAGTGTTCTACTTGGGACGTCACGCCATGGAGTGCCACCACCGCATCGAAGAGCGCAGTCAGCTCGGCTCCGGTCCTGGCGGGGTCCTGGCCCTGTCCTCGCTGGGCGGCAGCATGCGGACTACCCTGCGGACGGGCCAGAATCTCAGCATCCCCTTTGTCTACAACAAGGACATGCCACTTATCTTCATTGGCGGCGTCCCCCGTAGTGGCACCACGTTGATGCGCGCCATGCTCGACGCCCACCCAGAGGTGCGCTGTGGCGAGGAGACGCGCGTCATCCCCCGCATCTTGGCCATGAAGCAGATGTGGAGCCGCTCGGGCCGGGAGAAGATGCGTCTGGACGAGGCGGGCGTGACTGATGAGGTGCTGGATGCTGCCATGCAGGCCTTCCTGCTGGAGATCATCGTCAAGCACGGCGAACCAGCCAACTTCCTGTGCAACAAGGACCCTTTTGCACTTAAGTCACTGTCCTACCTGGCCAAGATCTTCCCTCGGGCTAAGTTTATATTGATGATCCGGGATGGCCGTGCTTCGGTCCACTCCATGATCTCACGGAAAGTGACCATTGCCGGCTTTGACCTGGGCAGCTACAGGGACTGCCTCACCAAGTGGAACCGGGCCATAGAGACCATGTACACTCAGTGCCTGGAGGCGGCAGACAAGTGCCTGCCTGTGCACTATGAACAGCTGGTCCTCCACCCAGAGAAGTGGATGAGGACGCTGCTGAAATTCCTCGACATTCCCTGGAATGAAGCGGTGCTCCACCACGAGGAGCTTATCGGGAAGGCCGGAGGAGTGTCCCTTTCCAA GGTTGAACGGTCCACTGATCAGGTGATCAAGCCAGTCAATGTGGAGGCCTTATCCAAGTGGGTGGGCAAGATCCCAGCGGATGTGTTGAGGGACATGTCCGTCATCGCCCCCATGCTGTCTCGACTGGGTTACGACCCCCATGCCAACCCCCCAAACTATGGCAAGCCAGACCCAAAGGTCATGGACAACACCAGGAGG